From one Dermacentor variabilis isolate Ectoservices chromosome 3, ASM5094787v1, whole genome shotgun sequence genomic stretch:
- the LOC142576291 gene encoding uncharacterized protein LOC142576291, producing MPDDNASQPCVPGELTSEEDMLFMPDDDASQQQVPGELTSEEDMQETPDNSMGPGHGGKPYFGDLFNDVITERVVVSKGDILLMVLKHAVKNNLSFTGLTSILDLINRIFECPVLPHSRYQLSKLLSKTGTTMTYFCFCPKCYTHIENAETNSSFQCTQCRHKTSVSSLSDLPFFVTLDVESQLQRLLKECTLLDLTKPLHHDSSVADIWDGEMYRRFVAATQHCGPRISFTLNADGTPVFKSSGTAIWPIQLIVNEVPAKQRMSKRVLAALWFWKEKPNMELFQSTFVEQMSQLSENGFVLERQGQLQTFKAYCICCAVDSVARAPMQGVTQFNGYFGCNWCLQKGERAGGSTKYPVESVNSTERTESQMLEDMQKAVTEGVTVRGVKTVSPLISLQHFNIVWGFVPDYMHCILLGIGRQFFALWFESSGGAYSLSREQHKIDERLMAIRPPRDLKRLPRATKERKWWKAKELENWILYYSIPVLDGILDKKYLQHWACLVEALHIMLQYKIETSELIRAEQLLLEFHVRSEMLFGKAFMTFNMHQLTHIVKSIRYWGPLWAHSAFPFESGNGGLKQSVKAANGIPHQLCRVLQIENTVMELQDLASNPCGAVLQFF from the exons ATGCCTGATGACAATGCTTCACAGCCATGTGTTCCTGGAGAGCTAACTTCAGAAGAGGACATG CTGTTCATGCCTGACGATGACGCGTCACAGCAACAAGTTCCTGGAGAGCTGACTTCAGAAGAGGACATG CAGGAAACTCCTGACAACTCCATGGGGCCCGGTCATGGTGGCAAACCGTATTTCGGGGATTTATTTAATGATGTTATCACTGAAAGAGTGGTTGTGTCTAAAGGAGATATTCTCCTCATGGTGCTGAAGCACGCTGTaaaaaataatttatcatttACAGGGCTGACCAGCATCTTAGACCTTATAAACAGAATTTTTGAATGTCCAGTATTGCCACATTCCCGGTACCAGCTTTCCAAACTGTTAAGCAAAACGGGCACAACAATGACATATTTTTGTTTTTGCCCTAAATGCTACACACACATAGAAAATGCTGAAACAAATTCCTCTTTTCAGTGCACACAGTGCAGGCACAAAACCAGTGTTTCCAGTCTATCAGATTTGCCTTTTTTTGTAACTCTCGATGTGGAGTCACAGTTGCAAAGATTGTTAAAGGAGTGTACACTTCTTGACCTGACAAAGCCACTTCACCATGATAGTTCAGTTGCTGATATATGGGATGGTGAAATGTACAGAAGATTTGTCGCTGCAACACAACACTGCGGGCCTAGGATCAGCTTCACATTAAATGCTGATGGAACACCAGTTTTCAAGTCGAGTGGCACGGCCATTTGGCCCATTCAGTTGATAGTGAATGAGGTTCCTGCTAAGCAGAGGATGTCCAAACGGGTTCTTGCAGCCTTGTGGTTCTGGAAGGAGAAGCCAAACATGGAGCTATTTCAAAGCACATTTGTCGAGCAAATGAGCCAGCTTAGTGAGAATGGCTTTGTCTTGGAGCGACAGGGGCAACTTCAGACATTTAAAGCTTACTGCATTTGTTGTGCAGTTGATTCTGTTGCCAGGGCACCCATGCAAGGTGTGACTCAATTTAATGGGTATTTTGGGTGTAATTGGTGCCTACAGAAAGGGGAACGAGCTGGTGGATCGACAAAATACCCAGTAGAGTCAGTTAATTCTACTGAGAGGACAGAAAGCCAGATGCTTGAAGACATGCAAAAAGCAGTTACGGAAGGGGTGACTGTTCGTGGTGTGAAAACAGTGTCTCCGTTGATAAGtctgcaacattttaacatagtATGGGGCTTTGTTCCCGACTACATGCATTGCATTTTACTGGGGATTGGACGACAGTTCTTCGCTCTATGGTTCGAGTCTTCTGGTGGTGCATACTCGCTAAGTCGTGAGCAACACAAAATCGATGAGAGGCTTATGGCTATCAGGCCACCGAGGGATCTGAAAAGATTGCCAAGAGCTACGAAAGAGCGAAAGTGGTGGAAAGCAAAGGAGCTCGAAAATTGGATATTGTATTACAGCATTCCAGTGCTTGATGGCATTCTTGACAAGAAATACCTTCAGCACTGGGCATGCTTAGTTGAAGCTTTGCATATTATGCTGCAGTACAAAATAGAAACTTCTGAGTTAATTCGAGCTGAGCAACTCTTGCTGGAGTTTCATGTGCGTTCTGAAATGCTTTTTGGCAAAGCATTTATGACATTTAATATGCACCAGCTCACACATATTGTGAAAAGTATTCGTTACTGGGGTCCGCTTTGGGCACACTCTGCATTTCCATTTGAATCTGGGAATGGCGGCCTCAAGCAATCTGTAAAAGCTGCAAATGGGATTCCCCATCAGCTGTGCAGGGTTTTGCAAATTGAAAATACTGTAATGGAACTGCAGGACCTGGCTAGTAACCCGTGTGGTGCAGTACTGCAGTTCTTTTGA